TAGTATATTTCAAATAATATTCCGGCTTTGCGAACTTAGCGATAATCTTTGCGCCTTTTGCGTTGATAACAATTTGAGTTAATATTACTCCTATATTTTACCTCGATATTGTACATTAATTTTCTAATCTTGTGCTGACCCCAATTGAAATAAATTAGCCCAATTTACTCTATGAGAAAATTTTCAATACTCCTTTTTTTTATTTCTGCAGCAAATATTTTTTCCCAGCCAAAAGATGAAACGCATTTAATAAAAAGTTACACATATTCAGCTACTCTTCCTTTTGAACTTGTTCAGAATCTGATTTTAATCAATAACATAAATATTAACGGAAGAACCGGCAGTTTTATTTTTGATACGGGAAATCAGGCAGCATTAGTTTTAAACAGTTCAGTATTTCAGCAGGAAGTTTATGAATCTGTGAACAGACAAACCTTTACCGATACAGCAAAAGGAATTACAGGAAACATACCCGTTTCTACAAATATAAAAATTGACAGTTTAACTCTTACAAGTGATTTTACTTTTGCAAGTCTTGATGCAGTTGCATTTAATCTTGATAAACTCAAACCTGTTTTCGGTAAAAACTTTCTGGGATTTATAGGCTACGGAGTTTTAAGAGAACTTGAGTTTGCAATCGATTACAATAAAAAAGCAATACATATATTTCGCATCGATGCAACCGGGAATACTCTCGAACAGCCGGCATATAAGAAAAAACCTTTTTTGAATTTTACTCTGGATAAAGGTTCTATAATGGCTAATATTTATTTCGCGGGGAAGATGCTGAATTTTTTCCTCGATACAGGCGCGCCGCAAAATTCACTCGATGCTACATTGCTTCCACAGTTAGATAAAAATTATTTTTCATTTACAGGATTGAAGGACACTGTCGAAAGCGCAAACAATACAGTGATTCTTGCTGATAATGCATTGATGCAGCAGTTTTCAGTTCAGGACTTTGTCTTCGATTATATGGATACGAATGTGTTTCCATTCCCGGGCAACGCAACATATAACGGGATACTCGGCTATCCGTTTTTCAAACAAAAGATGTTTGTATTCAATTACAGGACAAGACAGATTTTTATAACAGAGTAAATGGTAGTATTTTGATTCCTCCCCCTCCTTTATAAGGAGGGGGACAGGGGGGAGGTATAACAATATTTTTGTTCCCCTCCTTACCAAGGAGGGGTTAGGGGTGGTTTAATGTTCCGGCTAGAAAAGATTAATATTTCTACTTCCCAAACCTCTGTTTGGGAAGTAACTTAAGAGCTGGCACTTTTACAAATTTTACCTGTCCCAAACAGGGGTTTGGGACAGAGAATAAGATAATTAAATAATATCTATATGAAATTCTCATTAGAAAAATCAATCGAAATTTTAGAGCGTGCTCCTTCCGCTTACAAAGAATTATTGAATGGAGTATCAGATGAATGGAGCAAAACAAATGAAGGCCAAAAAGGTGATGAAAAATCATGGTCGCCATATGATGTAATCGGACATTTAATTCACGGAGAGAAGGGTGACTGGATGAACCGCATAGAAATTATTTTATCTGACGGTCTTGACAAAAATTTTAAACCGTTCGACAGGTTCGCTCAGTTTGAAGAAAGCAAAGGAAAATCATTAAAGGATTTACTCGGAGAATTTATGATGCTGCGCATTATGAATCTAGAAAAACTAAAAGCCAAAAATATTACTGAAGCTGATCTGGATAAGAAAGGAATTCATCCTGCTTTCGGAGAAGTGACATTACGTCAACTGCTTTCTACATGGGTAGTGCACGATTTGAATCATCTTGCTCAGGTCACAAGAGTTATGGCTAATCAGTATAAAGATAACGTGGGTCCCTGGAGTGAGTATTTAAGAATTTTGAAATGAAAAATATGAGAAAGTATTCGCTACTTACAAGTTGGAAGTTAAGAAAACCGGATTTACCTGATAATAAAAGGAAAGTGGTTTTTGATTATATGCCTAAATATGATTACAAAAAATTTATTAGTTACCCTATTGAAGAAAGGAAGGATCTGGTAAATAATTATTACAAGAAGACCGGTGAAAAAATTGTTAAGCAGTTTGGATTTGAAAATTTTAATTGGTCCAATCCTAAGCTATATCGTAATATTACTATTCATACAAACTTGAAAGAATTCAAATTGTTTGAAAAGAAAATTACTAAAAATTCTACAGTTTCCATAAAAAAAATTTCACATGCAAGCAGCGTTTATAAATCCCGGAAACCTTTGGGATTTAATTATTATTGTATTAGGATGACTGTTACTTTTTCTTTTGAAGGATTTAAAACAGGGATGCAGCTTTGGGAGGAAAGATTTGTATTAATAAAAGCAAAAAACTACGACGATGCTTATAAAAAAGCTGAAATTTATAAAAAGAAATCACTTTATAAATACCTTAATAGTGACCAGAGATTGGTAGGAGAAAAAGTAGTAAGTATAGATGACGTTTGTGAATCTTTTATTTTTAATCCTGAAGAGATAAATAATCCTGAAGGCGTTGAAGTATATTATAAACAAGCTTCAAGAAAAATGACTAAAAAAAGATATTGGGATGTTACAAAAGAATAAATTTACTTCACTTTACTTCTTATAATCCTCACTGCATCAATAACTCTCGGTCCAGGGCGAAAGACAACATTATTATCCACAACAATAAAATTATTCTTCTTAATTGCCTCCGTTGAGCTGAGTGATTTTGCCAGTTCTTCCTCTTCTATTTTTAACTTATCTGTCTTAGTTGTATCATAAGGTAAAAGTATAGATGAAGGACTTTTTACAGTTATATCTTCATAGCTGATTGTAGGATAATCCACTGATGACTCTGCATAAATATTCTGAAGTCCTGAGAGTTCCATTAATTCATTTATAAATGAAGTCTTGCTCGCCGTCATAATTGGATTAGTTCCTATGATAACCAGGCATCGTGATTTAACATTCGTCTGCGCAACTGTTTTTATACTGTCGCGTTGTCTTATTAAATTATTTGCAAGAACATCTGCCTCTTTTTCTCTTCCCGTTATTTTGCCAAGATTTTTTAACATTGCTGCAACTCCGTCAATGTTCTTAGCGTTAATTACGAATAATTTTATTCCGAGATTTTGTAATGCCTGATAATTAGGACGTGATGTGGATTCCACAGTAAGCAGAGTTATATCCGGCTTAAGCGATGCAACCATTTCAAAATTAACGTTATCATAGCCGCCTATTTTTGTTTTCTGTTTTGCTTCAGGCGGATAGTCACAAAATTCAGTCACTCCCACAAGATTTTTATCAGCGCCGATTGCATAAATTCCTTCAGTAATATTCGGAGCCATGGAAACAATTCTCTGCGGAAATGCATCAAAGCTGACTTCAATTCCTAAATCATCTTTAATAGTAAATTTGGAGTTAGAAGTAGAAATTTTCTCTTCTTTTTTTGAGCATGAAGAAAAAAAGAGTGAGAGGAAAAATAAAACAAAAATTTTTTTAACAAGCATTATAAAACAAGAAAAGTTACGAGACACAACGTATTGCGTC
The genomic region above belongs to Bacteroidota bacterium and contains:
- a CDS encoding aspartyl protease family protein codes for the protein MRKFSILLFFISAANIFSQPKDETHLIKSYTYSATLPFELVQNLILINNININGRTGSFIFDTGNQAALVLNSSVFQQEVYESVNRQTFTDTAKGITGNIPVSTNIKIDSLTLTSDFTFASLDAVAFNLDKLKPVFGKNFLGFIGYGVLRELEFAIDYNKKAIHIFRIDATGNTLEQPAYKKKPFLNFTLDKGSIMANIYFAGKMLNFFLDTGAPQNSLDATLLPQLDKNYFSFTGLKDTVESANNTVILADNALMQQFSVQDFVFDYMDTNVFPFPGNATYNGILGYPFFKQKMFVFNYRTRQIFITE
- a CDS encoding DUF4288 domain-containing protein, encoding MRKYSLLTSWKLRKPDLPDNKRKVVFDYMPKYDYKKFISYPIEERKDLVNNYYKKTGEKIVKQFGFENFNWSNPKLYRNITIHTNLKEFKLFEKKITKNSTVSIKKISHASSVYKSRKPLGFNYYCIRMTVTFSFEGFKTGMQLWEERFVLIKAKNYDDAYKKAEIYKKKSLYKYLNSDQRLVGEKVVSIDDVCESFIFNPEEINNPEGVEVYYKQASRKMTKKRYWDVTKE
- a CDS encoding ABC transporter substrate-binding protein — translated: MLVKKIFVLFFLSLFFSSCSKKEEKISTSNSKFTIKDDLGIEVSFDAFPQRIVSMAPNITEGIYAIGADKNLVGVTEFCDYPPEAKQKTKIGGYDNVNFEMVASLKPDITLLTVESTSRPNYQALQNLGIKLFVINAKNIDGVAAMLKNLGKITGREKEADVLANNLIRQRDSIKTVAQTNVKSRCLVIIGTNPIMTASKTSFINELMELSGLQNIYAESSVDYPTISYEDITVKSPSSILLPYDTTKTDKLKIEEEELAKSLSSTEAIKKNNFIVVDNNVVFRPGPRVIDAVRIIRSKVK
- a CDS encoding DinB family protein — translated: MKFSLEKSIEILERAPSAYKELLNGVSDEWSKTNEGQKGDEKSWSPYDVIGHLIHGEKGDWMNRIEIILSDGLDKNFKPFDRFAQFEESKGKSLKDLLGEFMMLRIMNLEKLKAKNITEADLDKKGIHPAFGEVTLRQLLSTWVVHDLNHLAQVTRVMANQYKDNVGPWSEYLRILK